From a single Miscanthus floridulus cultivar M001 chromosome 8, ASM1932011v1, whole genome shotgun sequence genomic region:
- the LOC136472266 gene encoding uncharacterized protein, with the protein MSLPSVGRGVPPQREAVKQGPAPTPSPSPPPSSPPTIGRGSASLSTRGSRSPASPQRGEGRKGQIVNDFYQDRDEGNGKKPCKYVIPAGRTASFNGNNQEDEYPLAGEGKCHKKLFEGREQVQSRKPNLKRFICPNQIRSINRTLTSNSQKTPIASDFQKTPIASDSQKTSSQKNSLVLIDGDTPISDSEKTPNPYPGDGGDSSVRWTREKSFTPTLTDLENSVHYDCRLDKVLRVAIDYARPEELGH; encoded by the exons ATGAGCCTACCTTCTGTCGGGCGTGGGGTACCACCGCAGCGTGAGGCCGTCAAGCAGGGTCCCGCACCCACGCCGTCACCAAGCCCACCTCCGAGCTCTCCTCCTACCATCGGAAGGGGGTCCGCGTCGTTGAGCACACGGGGGTCGCGCTCGCCGGCCTCTCCGCAACGAGGCGAAG GGAGGAAAGGCCAGATAGTGAACGACTTCTACCAGGACCGTGATGAGGGGAATGGGAAGAAGCCCTGTAAGTATGTCATACCTGCTGGAAGGACAGCAAGTTTCAATGGTAATAACCAGGAGGACGAGTACCCTCTGGCCGGGGAAGGGAAATGCCACAAGAAGCTCTTCGAAGGAAGAGAACAAGTGCAGAGTAGGAAACCCAATTTGAAGCGTTTTATTTGCCCCAATCAAATCAGAAGCATTAATAGAACATTAACAAG TAACTCTCAGAAGACTCCAATTGCCAGTGACTTTCAGAAGACGCCAATTGCCAGCGACTCTCAGAAGACATCAAGTCAGAAGAACTCTCTAGTCTTGATTGATGGCGATACACCCATTAG CGACTCTGAGAAGACGCCAAACCCATATCCTGGTGATGGAGGAGATTCAAGTGTTAGGTGGACCAGGGAGAAGAGTTTCACTCCGACTCTCACTGACCTGGAAAACTCAGTCCATTATGACTGCAGACTTGACAAGGTACTGCGGGTCGCCATAGACTATGCCCGGCCCGAGGAGCTTGGTCACTAA
- the LOC136476497 gene encoding protein translocase subunit SECA2, chloroplastic-like isoform X2, which translates to MIVSGVQCQLEFNPADSVTVAQITYQSLFKLYPKLSGMTGTAKTEEKEVLKMFNMPVIEVPTNLPNIGVDMPIQAFAMFAKEIVEDNILPFLTHEPPDIDMEGESTSHKGLSNIELGPSSIGLLAKAAIMSARQSRQTG; encoded by the exons ATGATAGTTTCTGGTGTGCAATGCCAATTGGAATTTAATCCGGCAGACTCAGTAACTGTGGCTCAAATCACATATCAGTCACTGTTTAAGCTTTATCCTAAGCTTTCTGGGATGACAGGAACTGCTAAGACAGAG GAAAAggaggttttaaagatgttcaaCATGCCTGTTATTGAAGTACCAACGAATCTGCCAAATATAGGGGTGGACATGCCTATCCAAGCTTTTgcg ATGTTTGCAAAAGAAATAGTAGAAGATAACATACTTCCATTTTTGACCCATGAACCTCCTGATATTGACATGGAAGGGGAATCCACATCCCACAAG GGTCTCTCAAATATTGAACTTGGTCCCTCATCAATAGGTCTGCTTGCCAAAGCTGCAATCATGT CTGCGCGGCAGAGCAGGCAGACAGGGTGA
- the LOC136476497 gene encoding uncharacterized protein isoform X1, with product MQAVADEIVLLNIDPQKEREIYKHCQSAPEIFWGFSNSYLLVVQESYDDGYISGIELQREVLLKTLDTLWKDHLVNMNKLSSAVNVRSFGHRNLQDRWLQLLHLNVECHTTSHRGFPTALLVVSHGIRRDLQHRGSVIAEDITSSVDFCKSKTGSALTWLISEGTSINRSRHVLTL from the exons ATGCAAGCGGTAGCTGACGAAATTGTTTTGCTAAATATTGATCCCCAAAAG GAAAGGGAGATATACAAACACTGTCAATCTGCTCCGGAAATATTTTGGGGATTTTCTAATAGCTACCTACTTGTTGTGCAAGAGTCTTACGATGATGGATATATAAGTGGAATCGAG TTGCAGCGGGAAGTACTTTTGAAGACTCTTGATACATTGTGGAAAGACCATTTGGTTAACATGAACAAGCTTAGTTCTGCT gtGAACGTTCGGAGTTTTGGACACAGAAATCTACAAGATCGATGGCTGCAGCTTCTTCATCTCAATGTTGAGTGCCACACGACGTCTCACCGTGGATTCCCTACTGCACTACTGGTCGTCTCCCATGGAATCCGAAGAGATCTTCAACACAGAGGATCAGTAATAGCAGAAGACATCACGTCAAGTGTGGACTTCTGCAAGTCGAAGACAGGTTCGGCACTAACATGGTTAATTAGCGAAGGCACAAGTATAAACAGGAGCCGGCATGTGTTAACCCTGTAA